A single region of the Salvia miltiorrhiza cultivar Shanhuang (shh) chromosome 8, IMPLAD_Smil_shh, whole genome shotgun sequence genome encodes:
- the LOC131001094 gene encoding uncharacterized protein LOC131001094 isoform X1: MEGGWTGFNNNAMDFFNSTAVMEAFVDVLVCAVPIWVAVMIGLLIGWSWRPRWSGLVFLGLRSKLRYVWTLPPGLGARRFWLAFTALSAFSLCRGLWFRSRGMSRKVDNSSAQESADSASNLAPPPAASAQESADNCSCSDISRPLTGAPDGEPNAVTEKDLEHLLKLLNVKDGDMAWQSMMERSTTNMHYQAWRHEPTNGPTVYRSKTIIEDTTPELVRDFFWDDEFRPNWDPMLVYVDILEECPNTGMMTMHWIKKFPFFCSDREYIIGRRIWEQGNGYYCVTKGVPYAALPRRDKPRRVDLYFSSWVIKPVQSRKDGQSSACEVTLIHYEDMGIPKDVAKLGVRHGMWGTVKKLHAGFRAYQNARKQESSSLSRCAIMARTTTKISCNEGTDPKEQEPDDREQSEFAGVGRQRGGSGIDWRWVAIGGTVAVVCGLQTGLIGRMLVIGGAGHRIAARRGNRLR; this comes from the exons ATGGAAGGGGGATGGACGGGATTCAACAATAATGCTATGGATTTCTTCAATAGCACTGCGGTGATGGAGGCGTTCGTCGACGTCTTGGTCTGCGCGGTGCCGATTTGGGTCGCGGTCATGATCGGCTTGTTGATCGGGTGGTCGTGGCGGCCGAGGTGGTCCGGATTGGTCTTCCTCGGCCTCCGATCCAAGCTCCGCTACGTTTGGACCCTGCCGCCGGGGCTCGGTGCGCGGCGGTTCTGGCTCGCCTTCACGGCGCTCTCCGCCTTCTCGCTTTGCCGCGGCCTCTGGTTTCGATCCCGTGGAATGAGCCGGAAGGTGGATAATTCATCGGCGCAGGAGTCGGCGGACTCGGCGTCCAATTTGGCACCGCCGCCGGCCGCCTCCGCTCAGGAGTCGGCTGATAATTGTAGCTGCAGCGACATCAG TAGGCCTCTAACTGGAGCTCCAGATGGAGAACCGAATGCTGTCACAGAAAAAGACTTGGAACACCTGTTAAAGCTTCTTAATGTGAAAGATGGAGACATGGCATGGCAAAGCATGATGGAGCGCTCCACAACAAACATGCATTACCAAGCTTGGCGCCATGAGCCTACG AATGGCCCAACAGTTTACCGAAGCAAAACCATTATTGAGGATACAACTCCAGAGCTTGTCAGAGATTTTTTCTGGGATGACGAGTTTCGGCctaattgggatcctatgctcgTATACGTCGACATCCTGGAAGAATGCCCTAATACAGGGATGATGACTATGCACTGGATTAAGAAG TTCCCTTTCTTCTGCAGCGATCGAGAATACATCATTGGTAGGAGAATATGGGAACAAGGAAACGGATATTATTGTGTGACAAAG GGAGTACCATATGCAGCTTTGCCGAGGCGTGACAAACCTAGGCGTGTTGATCTCTATTTTTCGAGCTGGGTTATCAAGCCTG TTCAATCGCGTAAAGATGGCCAGTCATCAGCATGTGAGGTCACGCTCATTCACTACGAAGACATGGGGATACCAAAAGACGTCGCTAAGCTAGGCGTTCGTCATGGGATGTGGGGAACTGTGAAGAAGCTACATGCTGGCTTTAGAGCATACCAGAATGCAAGAAAACAAGAGTCATCGTCACTATCCAGATGTGCTATCATGGCAAGGACGACCACTAAAATCTCTTGCAATGAAGGAACTGATCCTAAGGAGCAAGAACCCGATGATCGAGAGCAAAGTGAATTCGCAGGAGTAGGCAGGCAGAGAGGTGGCAGTGGAATCGACTGGAGGTGGGTAGCGATAGGGGGAACGGTGGCCGTTGTTTGTGGGCTCCAAACGGGTCTGATCGGGAGAATGTTGGTGATCGGTGGAGCGGGGCACAGGATTGCGGCGAGACGAGGTAACAGGCTGCGATAA
- the LOC131001096 gene encoding uncharacterized protein LOC131001096 isoform X2, with protein sequence MGNVKEKDVRREVVRGEGASVNAESSLKLPYRAAADPVSELVWSPHTGLTLKSANPDLRKPLLLWNVGPGPAGDEYGDGDGDHHHIIIDPAAKGKELAAAISGTGSRRRSEGEAMKRKICDGSLMKWISNIATKQDSLSPLPLPLGKGKEIVEESPMAMPMPMACVFARRLRNITWGAHHCPTVTKSKKKKRREQVNEEMMFDAIRNLRLSRADIIRWMNSEAPISQLKGYFVRLRMGMGNQSTCYYVACITGDDVAQNKSIWVDVGGIKSCVATQYVSNHHFLQDEIKAWWSRTLRSGCTIPSLADLNSKFNHRQTFGF encoded by the exons ATGGGGAATGTAAAGGAGAAGGATGTGAGAAGAGAAGTGGTTAGGGGTGAAGGTGCAAGTGTAAATGCAGAGTCAAGTCTGAAGCTGCCTTATAGAGCAGCAGCTGATCCTGTGTCTGAATTAGTGTGGTCGCCGCACACTGGCTTGACTCTCAAATCTGCGAATCCAGATCTTAGGAAGCCCCTTCTCCTCTGGAATGTGGGGCCGGGCCCAGCTGGAGATGAAtatggagatggagatggagatcATCATCACATCATCATTGATCCTGCAGCTAAGGGGAAGGAGCTTGCTGCAG CAATTTCGGGTACGGGTAGCAGGAGGAGATCAGAAGGTGAAGCTATGAAGAGAAAGATATGCGATGGATCTTTGATGAAATGGATATCCAACATCGCCACCAAACAGGATTCTCTCTCGCCTCTGCCTCTGCCTCTGGGTAAAGGCAAGGAGATAGTGGAAGAGAGCCCTATGGCGATGCCGATGCCAATGGCGTGTGTGTTTGCGAGGCGCCTCAGGAACATTACGTGGGGCGCCCACCACTGCCCGACCGTTACAAaatcgaagaagaagaagagaagagagcAAGTAAATGAAGAAATGATGTTTGATGCAATCAGGAACTTGCGCCTCAGTCGTGCCGATATTATCAG ATGGATGAATTCGGAGGCTCCGATATCCCAACTCAAGGGTTATTTCGTGCGGCTGCGAATGGGAATGGGAAATCAATCCACTTGTTACTATGTGGCTTGCATAACAGGAGACGACGTCGCACAAAACAAGAGTATCTGGGTGGATGTTGGAGGCATCAAATCCTGTGTGGCCACTCAATATGTCTCTAACCATCACTTTCTACAG GATGAGATTAAGGCTTGGTGGAGCAGAACCCTCCGCAGCGGCTGCACCATTCCCTCCTTAGCCGACCTCAACTCTAAGTTCAACCACCGACAAACTTTTGGTTTTTAG
- the LOC131001096 gene encoding uncharacterized protein LOC131001096 isoform X1 produces the protein MGNVKEKDVRREVVRGEGASVNAESSLKLPYRAAADPVSELVWSPHTGLTLKSANPDLRKPLLLWNVGPGPAGDEYGDGDGDHHHIIIDPAAKGKELAAEAISGTGSRRRSEGEAMKRKICDGSLMKWISNIATKQDSLSPLPLPLGKGKEIVEESPMAMPMPMACVFARRLRNITWGAHHCPTVTKSKKKKRREQVNEEMMFDAIRNLRLSRADIIRWMNSEAPISQLKGYFVRLRMGMGNQSTCYYVACITGDDVAQNKSIWVDVGGIKSCVATQYVSNHHFLQDEIKAWWSRTLRSGCTIPSLADLNSKFNHRQTFGF, from the exons ATGGGGAATGTAAAGGAGAAGGATGTGAGAAGAGAAGTGGTTAGGGGTGAAGGTGCAAGTGTAAATGCAGAGTCAAGTCTGAAGCTGCCTTATAGAGCAGCAGCTGATCCTGTGTCTGAATTAGTGTGGTCGCCGCACACTGGCTTGACTCTCAAATCTGCGAATCCAGATCTTAGGAAGCCCCTTCTCCTCTGGAATGTGGGGCCGGGCCCAGCTGGAGATGAAtatggagatggagatggagatcATCATCACATCATCATTGATCCTGCAGCTAAGGGGAAGGAGCTTGCTGCAG AAGCAATTTCGGGTACGGGTAGCAGGAGGAGATCAGAAGGTGAAGCTATGAAGAGAAAGATATGCGATGGATCTTTGATGAAATGGATATCCAACATCGCCACCAAACAGGATTCTCTCTCGCCTCTGCCTCTGCCTCTGGGTAAAGGCAAGGAGATAGTGGAAGAGAGCCCTATGGCGATGCCGATGCCAATGGCGTGTGTGTTTGCGAGGCGCCTCAGGAACATTACGTGGGGCGCCCACCACTGCCCGACCGTTACAAaatcgaagaagaagaagagaagagagcAAGTAAATGAAGAAATGATGTTTGATGCAATCAGGAACTTGCGCCTCAGTCGTGCCGATATTATCAG ATGGATGAATTCGGAGGCTCCGATATCCCAACTCAAGGGTTATTTCGTGCGGCTGCGAATGGGAATGGGAAATCAATCCACTTGTTACTATGTGGCTTGCATAACAGGAGACGACGTCGCACAAAACAAGAGTATCTGGGTGGATGTTGGAGGCATCAAATCCTGTGTGGCCACTCAATATGTCTCTAACCATCACTTTCTACAG GATGAGATTAAGGCTTGGTGGAGCAGAACCCTCCGCAGCGGCTGCACCATTCCCTCCTTAGCCGACCTCAACTCTAAGTTCAACCACCGACAAACTTTTGGTTTTTAG
- the LOC131001094 gene encoding uncharacterized protein LOC131001094 isoform X2 codes for MEGGWTGFNNNAMDFFNSTAVMEAFVDVLVCAVPIWVAVMIGLLIGWSWRPRWSGLVFLGLRSKLRYVWTLPPGLGARRFWLAFTALSAFSLCRGLWFRSRGMSRKVDNSSAQESADSASNLAPPPAASAQESADNCSCSDIRPLTGAPDGEPNAVTEKDLEHLLKLLNVKDGDMAWQSMMERSTTNMHYQAWRHEPTNGPTVYRSKTIIEDTTPELVRDFFWDDEFRPNWDPMLVYVDILEECPNTGMMTMHWIKKFPFFCSDREYIIGRRIWEQGNGYYCVTKGVPYAALPRRDKPRRVDLYFSSWVIKPVQSRKDGQSSACEVTLIHYEDMGIPKDVAKLGVRHGMWGTVKKLHAGFRAYQNARKQESSSLSRCAIMARTTTKISCNEGTDPKEQEPDDREQSEFAGVGRQRGGSGIDWRWVAIGGTVAVVCGLQTGLIGRMLVIGGAGHRIAARRGNRLR; via the exons ATGGAAGGGGGATGGACGGGATTCAACAATAATGCTATGGATTTCTTCAATAGCACTGCGGTGATGGAGGCGTTCGTCGACGTCTTGGTCTGCGCGGTGCCGATTTGGGTCGCGGTCATGATCGGCTTGTTGATCGGGTGGTCGTGGCGGCCGAGGTGGTCCGGATTGGTCTTCCTCGGCCTCCGATCCAAGCTCCGCTACGTTTGGACCCTGCCGCCGGGGCTCGGTGCGCGGCGGTTCTGGCTCGCCTTCACGGCGCTCTCCGCCTTCTCGCTTTGCCGCGGCCTCTGGTTTCGATCCCGTGGAATGAGCCGGAAGGTGGATAATTCATCGGCGCAGGAGTCGGCGGACTCGGCGTCCAATTTGGCACCGCCGCCGGCCGCCTCCGCTCAGGAGTCGGCTGATAATTGTAGCTGCAGCGACATCAG GCCTCTAACTGGAGCTCCAGATGGAGAACCGAATGCTGTCACAGAAAAAGACTTGGAACACCTGTTAAAGCTTCTTAATGTGAAAGATGGAGACATGGCATGGCAAAGCATGATGGAGCGCTCCACAACAAACATGCATTACCAAGCTTGGCGCCATGAGCCTACG AATGGCCCAACAGTTTACCGAAGCAAAACCATTATTGAGGATACAACTCCAGAGCTTGTCAGAGATTTTTTCTGGGATGACGAGTTTCGGCctaattgggatcctatgctcgTATACGTCGACATCCTGGAAGAATGCCCTAATACAGGGATGATGACTATGCACTGGATTAAGAAG TTCCCTTTCTTCTGCAGCGATCGAGAATACATCATTGGTAGGAGAATATGGGAACAAGGAAACGGATATTATTGTGTGACAAAG GGAGTACCATATGCAGCTTTGCCGAGGCGTGACAAACCTAGGCGTGTTGATCTCTATTTTTCGAGCTGGGTTATCAAGCCTG TTCAATCGCGTAAAGATGGCCAGTCATCAGCATGTGAGGTCACGCTCATTCACTACGAAGACATGGGGATACCAAAAGACGTCGCTAAGCTAGGCGTTCGTCATGGGATGTGGGGAACTGTGAAGAAGCTACATGCTGGCTTTAGAGCATACCAGAATGCAAGAAAACAAGAGTCATCGTCACTATCCAGATGTGCTATCATGGCAAGGACGACCACTAAAATCTCTTGCAATGAAGGAACTGATCCTAAGGAGCAAGAACCCGATGATCGAGAGCAAAGTGAATTCGCAGGAGTAGGCAGGCAGAGAGGTGGCAGTGGAATCGACTGGAGGTGGGTAGCGATAGGGGGAACGGTGGCCGTTGTTTGTGGGCTCCAAACGGGTCTGATCGGGAGAATGTTGGTGATCGGTGGAGCGGGGCACAGGATTGCGGCGAGACGAGGTAACAGGCTGCGATAA